The DNA region CCACCTTCTTTCATTCTTTTAAGGTCGAAATGCCCTTTATTTCGCCTTTCTGCGAGTTTTGCCCCGTTTTTAACCGCTGATAGGGCATCACAATGAAGGTCAACGGAGGGAACCTGTGCCAGCATAGAAAGCCAGTGCTCTTTTTCCTCGTTTTTGTAGGACATTTCCCTGAACCTAAGCCATGAACCTATCGCCCAAAGCGAGTTTAACGAATTTCTCGCCCCAGCGTTGCCTCATCATCTCGATCGCAAGCGCACCTGTGCAGTGTGAGGGTGCAATGCTTTCGACACCGAGATTAATAAGTTTTTCTATCGTTTCCTCGATTTCATCACGAGTTTTGTCAAGAAGGTGGAATCCGCCTGCAACGAGGTGAATGCGTTCGTCGGGGAATAATGAGGAAGCTTTCTTAACAATGTTTTCTATTCCCGGGTGTGAGCAGCCCGCAAGGATTATTAGTCCCCTCGAGGTTTTTATCACCATACCTTGCTCAGGCATTGGCATACCGGAGTATTTTCCCATTATCTCGCCTGTAACATAGATGTCGTCGACCACCTGCTTTGGGGAGTCCGCACCGACCACAACGCCGTTTAAAATCTCTGATGCTAAAGCTCCTGTTGCGCTTCCCGGAACGAATATGGGGGTTTGGGGCGCGATCAGTTTGGTTATCGTTGAAAGTCCACCCACATGGTCCCAATGAGGATGTGATATTACTATGGCTGAAAGTGTTTCGGGGGAAAGCCCAAGGCTTTTGATGTTTCCTAAAAGCACATTGCCATTATCGCATGTGTCAAAAAGGACTTTATGACCATGAGTATTAATCCAGAAAGATAATCCCCAGCTTTGGCGCAGGTTCTTGCTTCGTCCAATGTTATTGGCAACACAAATTATTTCGACATGTTCTGTCAATTAACACCCTGCCTTTTTTGGGTTT from bacterium includes:
- a CDS encoding MBL fold metallo-hydrolase yields the protein MTEHVEIICVANNIGRSKNLRQSWGLSFWINTHGHKVLFDTCDNGNVLLGNIKSLGLSPETLSAIVISHPHWDHVGGLSTITKLIAPQTPIFVPGSATGALASEILNGVVVGADSPKQVVDDIYVTGEIMGKYSGMPMPEQGMVIKTSRGLIILAGCSHPGIENIVKKASSLFPDERIHLVAGGFHLLDKTRDEIEETIEKLINLGVESIAPSHCTGALAIEMMRQRWGEKFVKLALGDRFMA